From bacterium:
GAGGCCAAGCCGAGCAGGGTAAGGACAGATCCCACGCCCGCCAGAAAGATGGAACGCAGCCAGAGATCGGTGAAATCATCGATCCGCGCCTGCTCGGGTCGTCCCGGATCGTAGAGAATGCGCACCCCCTCGCCTTCCGAATATCGAGGCGGGTAGCTGCTGACGATGGATTCGTAGTTTATTTGCCTGCCGTTGCGGGTAGTAAAGCGGATGACTGGGCGATAGGTCGCTTCCGCCTCACCTTGATGTTGAGGTTGGATGTGGCGATCCTCTTCCCGCATCAGGATAACCTCGCCCGTTGCAGCAACGGCACGCTCGATCAGCGCGGTGGTTTGCCTCCAGTAATGGTAGGCGCCGCCAAGGAGTGCGATTCCCATCCCAAGAAAGGCGAGAGGCCCGACATAACCGCGAACGTGGCCCATACGCGCTCGTCTCCCATCAATACGTTCTGGCAGCGGCCCAACGCAAGGGTCAGCGGCGGCGCCGTTCGATGCTCATAGTACCACAAGCTCCCCGCGCCGGCCGCTGCAACCTGTCGTTAGGCTCGAACCATGGTACCCCTTGCCCCCCGGACTGCGTGACGAAGTCACGCGGCCGCCCCAGATGCGCAGGGGCGCACTCAACAAGGAAGGGTGAACTTCCATCAGTGCATCCTCTCTCGCCTCGGCACTTCCTTTCGAGGCTAACGCACAGCATCAGCGGCAGAGCGCAACGCCGTCCGTTGCATGCTGTTGTTGGGCTGCCGCCTGCCATCGCCGTCTCATTTCCCTTCTGATGGCGAAGGGGGGATCAGCCGCACACTGATCCGCCGTCCGTCGGTGGACAGGGTGCCCTGCCCGTCGTAACGCATCTGGAAACTCGGCCCAGCGAGCGTCATGCGATTGAAGGAGTAGGTACCGCGGCGACTGAGGTCGAC
This genomic window contains:
- a CDS encoding DUF3592 domain-containing protein, yielding MGHVRGYVGPLAFLGMGIALLGGAYHYWRQTTALIERAVAATGEVILMREEDRHIQPQHQGEAEATYRPVIRFTTRNGRQINYESIVSSYPPRYSEGEGVRILYDPGRPEQARIDDFTDLWLRSIFLAGVGSVLTLLGLASLHSRHKYGWERTRWGYHRGSRGDE